One genomic window of Armatimonadota bacterium includes the following:
- a CDS encoding right-handed parallel beta-helix repeat-containing protein has translation MARIYRASIRLLLAGYHLSLVAGASTSAVLYVNANAAGPTHDGTAWSTAFLTVQEALNAGYGGDDVWVAKSEPASPAYVESITLPTDVGLYGGFAGTETDRGQRDVKANVTILDGNNTTSNVVSSSVKGAVVDGFTVRNGGNAIRVNSTTTITNCTIQGNGTGIFVPGGTATITDCTISGNTNGSGVYVDYGGTATITNCTISGNYYGVHGTATITDCTVSNNGTGIDVFSGTVTMTNCVVTSNTTGIFTSGGTANVSNSAISGNTTGARVGGTATIANCTLSGNSTAAFVSGMATLTNCTISGNTIGSGVYVESGGTASVTNSIVAFNSTGIYLNGGKVMLSHNDVYGSSPDDFRNIPDPTGTNGNISQDPRFVSRTGGDFHLTSGSPCIDAGDDTLVTAGQRDAEGRPRIVGAHVDMGAFESGTIDAYTLHDGESALASMGGLSYVTPSDFAHLNADRGGASADTIDMFDVVWIVRRATGLDPS, from the coding sequence ATGGCACGCATCTATCGCGCATCTATTCGCCTGCTGCTGGCAGGCTATCACCTCTCCCTCGTTGCCGGCGCGTCCACGTCGGCGGTCCTTTATGTGAACGCCAACGCGGCAGGACCAACGCACGATGGAACCGCCTGGTCTACTGCATTCCTCACTGTCCAGGAAGCATTGAACGCGGGTTACGGTGGGGACGACGTATGGGTGGCCAAGTCTGAGCCAGCCTCGCCCGCATACGTGGAGTCCATTACCCTTCCCACGGACGTGGGACTCTACGGCGGATTCGCCGGGACGGAGACTGACAGAGGGCAGCGTGACGTGAAGGCAAACGTCACCATACTGGACGGCAACAACACAACGTCCAACGTGGTTTCGTCTTCCGTCAAGGGCGCTGTTGTGGATGGCTTTACCGTCCGCAATGGCGGAAATGCCATACGTGTAAACAGCACGACGACCATCACCAATTGCACCATCCAAGGTAACGGTACCGGCATCTTTGTGCCTGGTGGCACGGCGACCATCACCGACTGCACCATCAGCGGTAACACCAATGGCTCTGGGGTCTACGTGGATTACGGTGGCACGGCGACCATCACAAACTGCACCATTAGCGGCAACTACTATGGCGTCCACGGCACGGCGACCATCACAGACTGCACTGTCAGCAATAATGGAACTGGCATCGACGTGTTCAGTGGCACTGTGACAATGACCAACTGTGTAGTCACCTCAAACACCACTGGCATCTTCACATCTGGAGGCACAGCGAACGTCTCCAACAGCGCCATCAGTGGCAACACCACGGGAGCCCGCGTTGGTGGCACGGCGACTATTGCCAACTGCACCTTAAGCGGTAACTCCACTGCTGCCTTCGTGAGCGGAATGGCTACCCTGACCAACTGCACCATCAGCGGTAACACCATCGGCTCGGGTGTCTACGTGGAAAGCGGTGGCACGGCGTCCGTGACCAACTCTATTGTTGCCTTCAACTCCACTGGGATCTACTTGAACGGTGGCAAGGTAATGTTGTCGCACAACGACGTTTACGGCAGCAGCCCGGACGACTTCAGAAACATCCCCGACCCGACCGGTACCAACGGCAATATTTCTCAGGATCCGCGGTTCGTAAGCCGAACGGGCGGCGACTTCCACCTGACTTCCGGCTCGCCGTGCATCGACGCGGGTGATGATACCCTCGTAACTGCGGGACAGCGTGATGCGGAAGGCCGCCCCCGCATTGTCGGCGCACACGTGGATATGGGTGCGTTCGAGAGTGGTACTATTGACGCCTACACTCTTCACGATGGAGAATCAGCCCTGGCATCTATGGGTGGCCTTTCCTACGTCACTCCTTCGGACTTTGCGCACCTGAATGCGGACCGTGGCGGAGCATCCGCAGATACCATTGATATGTTCGATGTCGTGTGGATAGTCCGCCGGGCCACGGGCCTCGACCCGTCATGA
- a CDS encoding IS481 family transposase, which produces MQSRKRLASLVLEGGISVSEAARQSGVSRTTAYLWVNRAREEGIAELTERSRRPHAIARVSPLSVEEIVLAEKEKHRAWGAKKLHVTLWRDSTAPVCVRTVDRILKRNGLVGRQVRLSQGDQRFERDRCNELWQLDYKGVPRRYRYWPLSVLDDHSRFLLLLAALPHKTTETVFEALWNLFGEVGLPDSILSDNGDGFNDWQSKGPTRFEANLWLLGIRTLHGRVRHPQTQGKVERFHETLKLELGDKLDQANVEMAQRILVEYQYGYNWVRPHEALGMRVPGVVYESSFKQRPNKLPAHVIPEGAVTRKVEQNGTVTYKGHLYRAGKGLIHEWVEIRPELHDDAIYFANVRIAALAEARV; this is translated from the coding sequence ATGCAGTCACGGAAACGATTGGCGAGCCTGGTGCTGGAGGGTGGCATCAGCGTATCGGAAGCCGCCCGCCAGTCTGGCGTCAGCCGTACAACGGCGTATCTGTGGGTGAATCGAGCGCGGGAGGAAGGGATCGCCGAGTTGACGGAACGTTCGCGGCGGCCACACGCAATCGCTCGTGTATCGCCTTTGAGCGTCGAGGAGATAGTGCTGGCCGAGAAGGAGAAGCACCGGGCGTGGGGGGCGAAGAAGTTGCACGTCACGTTGTGGCGTGATTCCACGGCACCCGTGTGCGTTCGAACGGTGGACCGGATACTGAAGCGCAACGGCCTGGTTGGCCGTCAAGTCAGACTATCGCAAGGGGACCAACGCTTCGAGCGTGATCGGTGCAACGAGTTGTGGCAATTGGACTACAAGGGGGTGCCGCGGCGTTACCGTTACTGGCCGTTGAGCGTTTTGGACGATCATTCGCGGTTCCTGTTGCTGCTTGCAGCACTGCCGCACAAGACAACGGAAACGGTGTTCGAAGCGCTGTGGAACCTGTTCGGCGAGGTGGGTTTGCCCGACAGCATCCTTTCGGATAATGGGGACGGGTTCAACGACTGGCAGTCGAAGGGCCCCACCCGTTTCGAGGCGAACCTGTGGCTACTGGGGATACGCACGTTGCACGGTCGGGTGCGCCACCCGCAAACGCAGGGAAAGGTGGAACGGTTCCACGAGACCCTGAAACTGGAACTCGGTGACAAACTAGACCAGGCCAATGTGGAGATGGCACAGAGGATACTCGTCGAGTACCAATATGGCTACAACTGGGTCCGGCCCCACGAGGCGTTGGGGATGCGCGTTCCGGGGGTCGTCTACGAAAGCAGTTTCAAGCAACGCCCAAACAAGCTGCCGGCCCATGTGATACCAGAGGGCGCTGTGACCCGCAAGGTCGAGCAGAATGGAACTGTTACCTACAAGGGCCATCTCTACCGGGCTGGCAAAGGTCTGATCCACGAATGGGTGGAGATTCGCCCTGAACTACACGATGATGCAATCTATTTCGCAAACGTCCGCATCGCCGCTCTCGCTGAGGCCCGGGTGTAA
- a CDS encoding terminase family protein: MAKRNGLTADEVIASAVRSSGYTLTDYQQRFLADRSRFRAVLKARQTGFSWLFALEALAEAVAYGRFSIFVSLNREEAAEKILYAMDLYESLPARMRPRLTLSGVREIRFANRGRLLSFPCRSPRGRSGANIYLDEMAFYPNSQRLYTGAIPVITHGGRITAASTPNGDIGAFFRVTSDPLIAAHYSQHVVPWWDAPWLCNDVEAARQDPDADTDRRVGVYGTDVLIAIRETLDLEAFQQEYELRFVDSNDAFISWPLIEANANDIPLAGTWAALAAVPGRLFVGVDVGRVANATEIVVLREERDRHTVCCIRTMVNATFEQQENAIMDCLAVPGVKMACIDATGIGCELGERIMAQCPERVVPVTFTAAGKERMASALKRDLERGTLTIPRNRSLMDQIQSLRRTVRESGIPCYDAPVKDGAHADKLWALALALQATKCGPALINVKVLS; the protein is encoded by the coding sequence ATGGCGAAGCGTAACGGCTTGACGGCGGACGAGGTGATCGCGTCCGCCGTCCGTTCGTCCGGGTACACACTCACCGACTATCAGCAGCGTTTTCTGGCGGACCGCAGCCGGTTCCGCGCCGTTCTGAAGGCCCGGCAGACGGGGTTCTCCTGGCTGTTCGCGCTGGAGGCGCTGGCCGAGGCCGTGGCTTACGGGCGCTTCAGCATCTTCGTGAGCCTCAACCGCGAGGAGGCGGCGGAGAAGATCCTCTACGCCATGGACCTGTACGAAAGCCTGCCCGCGCGGATGCGTCCGCGCCTTACCCTCTCCGGCGTCCGCGAGATACGCTTCGCGAACCGCGGGCGACTCCTCTCGTTTCCCTGCCGCTCGCCGCGGGGCCGCTCCGGCGCCAACATCTACCTGGACGAGATGGCGTTCTACCCAAACTCCCAGCGCCTGTATACCGGGGCGATCCCCGTGATCACCCACGGAGGACGCATCACCGCCGCGTCCACCCCGAACGGGGACATCGGCGCCTTTTTCCGCGTGACGTCTGACCCGCTCATCGCCGCCCACTACTCCCAGCACGTCGTGCCATGGTGGGACGCCCCGTGGCTGTGCAACGACGTCGAGGCGGCCCGGCAGGACCCGGACGCCGATACGGACCGCCGCGTTGGCGTCTACGGCACCGACGTCCTCATCGCGATCCGCGAGACGCTGGACCTGGAGGCGTTCCAGCAGGAATACGAACTGCGCTTCGTGGACAGCAACGACGCGTTCATCTCGTGGCCGCTGATCGAGGCGAACGCGAACGACATCCCGCTGGCCGGCACCTGGGCGGCCCTGGCCGCCGTTCCGGGCCGGCTGTTCGTGGGAGTAGACGTGGGCCGCGTGGCCAACGCCACCGAGATCGTGGTCCTCCGCGAGGAACGCGACCGCCATACCGTGTGCTGCATCCGCACGATGGTCAACGCCACCTTTGAGCAGCAGGAAAACGCGATCATGGATTGCCTGGCGGTGCCGGGCGTGAAGATGGCGTGCATCGACGCCACCGGCATCGGCTGCGAGCTGGGCGAACGCATCATGGCGCAGTGCCCGGAACGCGTGGTACCCGTGACTTTCACCGCCGCCGGCAAGGAGCGGATGGCGTCCGCCCTGAAGCGGGACCTGGAGCGCGGCACGCTGACCATCCCGCGGAACCGCAGCCTGATGGACCAGATCCAATCGCTCCGCCGGACCGTGCGCGAGTCCGGCATACCGTGCTATGACGCGCCGGTGAAGGACGGGGCCCACGCGGACAAGCTCTGGGCGCTGGCCCTGGCGCTGCAAGCGACGAAGTGCGGCCCGGCGTTGATCAACGTCAAGGTGCTTTCCTGA
- a CDS encoding DUF559 domain-containing protein, with protein sequence MRTSTVPENDDISILAGRARTIPDPLLERARELRHVQTPAEDMLWERLGGRRLGGAKFRRQHNVGPFIADFYCHAYNLIIEVDGGIHALQTERDSVRDEWAVSHGFRVLRVTNDEVCGEIESVLAKIAADLDR encoded by the coding sequence GTGAGGACTTCCACCGTGCCCGAGAACGATGACATTTCAATCCTGGCCGGCCGTGCCCGCACTATTCCGGACCCGCTTCTTGAGCGAGCGAGGGAGTTGCGGCACGTTCAGACGCCCGCTGAGGATATGCTCTGGGAACGCCTTGGCGGTCGGCGACTTGGTGGCGCGAAGTTCCGCCGGCAACACAACGTTGGTCCGTTCATCGCGGATTTCTATTGCCACGCATACAATCTGATCATTGAAGTTGATGGCGGCATCCACGCGCTACAGACTGAGCGCGATTCCGTGCGAGATGAGTGGGCGGTGTCGCACGGATTTCGGGTTTTGCGCGTAACGAATGATGAGGTGTGCGGCGAGATTGAGAGTGTGCTTGCCAAGATCGCCGCTGATCTGGACCGCTAA